A single region of the Anguilla anguilla isolate fAngAng1 chromosome 17, fAngAng1.pri, whole genome shotgun sequence genome encodes:
- the unc119.2 gene encoding protein unc-119 homolog B yields the protein MENMEGTERDSKEEGEASTEIDEERGMEGQAGRGEEGEQDMEEWNGLISGEGAGEVADILDSDDSITPNHVLRLTAYTSDYLCSPEDNIYTIAFSRFKIRDLGSGALILDLKRHCPTEIKDVMEQDVGRFIQYHFSPAFLTLREIGATLEFTVGGKAVNRFRLIERHYFRDQLLKTFDFEIGFCIPYSRNTCEHIYTLPELDAHTVEEMIASPFETKSDSFYFANNKLIMHHKAEYSFCER from the exons ATGGAGAACATggaaggaacagagagagacagcaaggaAGAGGGAGAAGCCTCGACCGAAATAGATGAGGAACGAGGGATGGAAGgacaggcagggagaggggaggaaggagagcaggACATGGAGGAATGGAACGGGCTGATCTCTGGAGAGGGAGCTGGGGAGGTGGCAGACATTTTGGACAGTGATGACTCCATCACCCCGAATCATGTCCTGAGACTGACTGCCTACACTTCCG ATTACCTGTGCTCTCCGGAGGACAACATCTACACCATCGCCTTCTCTCGCTTCAAAATCAGAGATTTGGGCTCCGGGGCCCTTATACTGGACCTCAAAAGGCACTGTCCGACAG AAATTAAAGATGTGATGGAACAGGATGTCGGAAGGTTCATTCAGTATCACTTCAGCCCTGCATTTCTCACACTGAGGGAGATCGGAGCCAC GCTGGAGTTCACTGTAGGGGGGAAGGCTGTGAACAGGTTCAGGCTGATAGAGAGGCATTACTTCAGAGATCAGCTCCTCAAGACCTTCGACTTTGAGATCGGCTTCTGTATCCCCTACAGCAGGAATACCTGCGAGCACATTTACACCCTACCTGAGCTGGACgctcacacag TGGAAGAGATGATCGCCAGTCCGTTTGAGACCAAGTCAGACAGCTTCTACTTTGCCAACAACAAGCTGATAATGCACCACAAGGCAGAGTATTCCTTCTGTGAGAGATAG